Genomic segment of Acinetobacter larvae:
TAAGACTCAATACAACTGTGCCAAGAGTGACTTTGAGCGGATCTCCTTTAACCTGCCTTAAAATCCATTTTACGCTTGGATCAAATAGTCCTGTATCAATCATGATTGCAAAATATAAGATGGCAAATAATAACATCACACCTGTCGGTGCCAGTTTCTTAATACCCTCTAACATCATCTGACCAATACCATCGAGTTGAATATGATTCAAACTTTCAAAATAAAAGCCTAGACCATGGGCAATCAGTGCAAATAAAATGGGGATAATGATGAGTGCGATCATTGCGCTTAAGCGTTTGCTCATGATGAGGTACATGAAGCAACAGATCATTGCGATTCCTAAAGTAGTAAGCATTGTCATTCCTTTGATTTTTAGAGTGTATAGGCAGTTTGCTTAACACGACTCTAAATTGTGTCTATGTGATTAATGATCTTTTGTTGTTGTAAAAGTTACGTTATGCATTTTAAAGATTATTAAGAAAAATTAAATAAAAATATTATGATGTGATATTAAAAGCCATGCACATAGAAAATATATATATATATCAGCATCTTATGCTTGTGTTTTTGTGCAGGTAATGCTGTGTTTAAAAAAAATGACTTATATTTAGCCTATATAAGGCACAGAATGGGCGAGTAAGATAGTCTTTTAAATTATTTTAAGTGGCGAGAGGGAAGCGTAGAGCAAGCATGCAGCTTGCTCATTTTTAAAAATAACTAAATAGTATTTGTGGGTTAAGACTCTTTTTCTTGCTGTTGTTCAATTTCTTCATCTGCTTGTTTAATTAAGCGTGTGACCAACAGTTGATCAATTCGATAATGATCGACATCAACGACCTCAAATTTATAATCCCCAAAAATGACAATATCTGCGGGACGTGGAATCTTACGCAGTTTATACATCATAAAACCAGCCAAAGTTTCATAATTTTCATCATCTGGCATTTCATCAATTTCTAAGGCGTGTTGTAAGTCTTCAATCGGCGTACTGCCTTCGATTAACCATGAGTTAGCATCACGTTGAATAATCTGCTGCTCTTCTTCAATAGGTGTTACCCAATCACCCATGACCGTAATCATAATATCAGATAGGGTAATCACCCCAACGACCAGAGCATATTCATTAATCACAACAGCAAATTTTTCTTTGGTGGTGCGAAAACGATCTAGCACTTCAGATAAGGTCAAGGTATCGGGGATGGTTAAAACATTACGTATCGTTGATTCATTAAGTTGATTAATTTTTTGGTTATTTAAAATACGAACCAAAATATCTTTGGCATCAACATAACCGATCACTTGATCAATTTGCTCATTACATACTAAAAACTTTGAAAAGGGGAATTCAGCCAATTTTTGCCGAATACTTTCTTCAGACTCATTTAGGGTAAAATACACCACATTCTCACGTGTGGTCATACTAGAAGGTACATTACGTTCTTCAAGTTCAAAAACATTTTCAATAAAATGATGTTCTTGTTTTTGTAATACCCCAGATTGCGCACCATCATTCATGATGGCTGAAATATCATCGAAGGTTAAACTTTCATCACGACGTGTATCTACTTTAAATAATCTAAAAATTGCATTGGCAATTAAGTTAATAATCCAAGCCAGCGGTTTACAAACACGAATAAACACTAATATTGGATTCACTACAGCAATGGCAAGTTTTTCGGGCATGATCATGGCCAAGCGTTTGGGCATAAGATCTGCAAATAAAATAAATAATGTGGTTACACATAAGAAAGATAGACCAAATCCGATTGAATCTGCCCATGGTCCTTGATAGAAATAATCAACAGCCTCATAGAAATAAGGTCGTAATGAGGACTCCCCAACAATCCCCCCTAAAATCGCTACGGCATTTACACCGATTTGCGTTGCGGCAAAAAAATATGCTGAATTTTCTTGTAATTGAATAACTTTGTTGGCGCGGTCATCGCCCTGTTCTGCAAGTAATTTAAGTTTGACTTTACGAGATCCAGCAATTGCGATTTCAGATAAGGAAAGAAAAAATGAACTCGACACCAGAAATAGCAGTATTAAAATGCTTTGGAAAATATCCATACCTCACCTGTCTCTTTAAAATCATGCTTTACAACGATGTACGATAGTACAGACCACCAGTTGCTACATTCACCAATCTAT
This window contains:
- a CDS encoding hemolysin family protein; the protein is MDIFQSILILLFLVSSSFFLSLSEIAIAGSRKVKLKLLAEQGDDRANKVIQLQENSAYFFAATQIGVNAVAILGGIVGESSLRPYFYEAVDYFYQGPWADSIGFGLSFLCVTTLFILFADLMPKRLAMIMPEKLAIAVVNPILVFIRVCKPLAWIINLIANAIFRLFKVDTRRDESLTFDDISAIMNDGAQSGVLQKQEHHFIENVFELEERNVPSSMTTRENVVYFTLNESEESIRQKLAEFPFSKFLVCNEQIDQVIGYVDAKDILVRILNNQKINQLNESTIRNVLTIPDTLTLSEVLDRFRTTKEKFAVVINEYALVVGVITLSDIMITVMGDWVTPIEEEQQIIQRDANSWLIEGSTPIEDLQHALEIDEMPDDENYETLAGFMMYKLRKIPRPADIVIFGDYKFEVVDVDHYRIDQLLVTRLIKQADEEIEQQQEKES